CAACCTACAAAGATCTCACCCAGCACCCGGAAATCATCAAGTTGATTCACGCAGAAGTGGAAGAGGTCAATCAATCCCTTTCCCGGGTGGAACAGGTAAAAAAATTCACGCTGCTGCCCAAAAAACTTTACGAGGAAGACGGCGAAGTAACCCCCACCATGAAGGTCAAACGCAAGTACGTCAATAAGGCGTTCAGCGACTTGATTGAAAAGATGTACAAGGGGTAATAGGAAATAGGGATCAGGGGTCGGGTGTCAGGGAAAGGAAAATTCGCTTTGAATCCCTGGCATCCAAAACCTTAGCCCCGACCCCTGATCCCTATTTCCTATTTACAACACACCGGACACCCCTGAATCCGCAGCGGCTTTTCCAGATGGCTTTCCGCCAAAAGCGCATCGTTCTGGAATATCTCAGTAGTCGGTCCGTCGGCGGTCACGCGCCCGTTGTGCATCACGATGGTGCGTTCACACAGATCGATCACCATGTCCAGATCGTGGGTTGCGATGATTTTGGTATGCTTGAATGTTTTCAGAAGTTCGATCAGCTGCCGTCGGGCTTTGGGGTCCAAATTCGAAGTGGGTTCATCCATCACCAGGATATCCGGTGACATGGAAAGAACCGTTGCAATCGAAACAGCCCGTTTTTCACCGCCGGAAAGTTTGTAGGGCGGACGATTTTTCAAATGGCCGGCGCCTACGATGGAAAGAGCGTTCGTGACCCGGGCATCGACGTCCCGGGGGGTAAGCCCCAGGTTCAGAGGACCGAAGGCCACATCATCATAAACGGTCGGCATAAACAGCTGATCGTCCGGATCCTGGAATACCATGCCGACGGTCCGACGGACCAGTTTGAGAGTCTCCTTGGTCAACGGAAAATCCCCGATCTGGATGGCGCCCTTTGCCGGCGCCAGATATCCGTTTAAGTGCAGCAGCAGGGTGGACTTGCCGGCGCCGTTGGCGCCGACGATGGCCATGGATTCACCATGGGCAACCCGAAAGGAAACCCCCTGCAGGGCCGGCGTTCCGTCCGGATAGGCATATTCAAGGTCACGCACTTCAACAATATGATGGGACATATCTTCATCTCCAAATAAATCTAATATTCAGAAAAAATCCCCCTTGCTCCCTTTCATAAAGCGGCTCGACATTAGCCGTTCGGCCCTGAGCTCACGGCCGAAGGGCTCGCCGAATGTGGAGGCCGGGAGAGATTTTAAAATGTTGTCGTATTTATGAAATTCCGAACTAAACCGTCTTATTACCCCGTCTCAGTCAATTACTAATGGGTGCGAAATTATTTAGACATGGCCGCGTAAGCGGTGACCGGGGCGGCCGCGTTTCGGAGCGGGAAACTGTTTGAACGCATTAGAGCGCGTTGGGCCGAACAGCGCGACGGATTCCCGCATAAAAGACTGGCGTCAATGAACCTCCTAATACCCTCTGTCGGTCCGGGTCCTGTTCGGCCCTACGCGCGCTTATGCGTGAGTTTTTCACGATTCGAAACGCGGCCGCCCCGGTCGCCTTATGTACATTTAATTATGTACCCCTTAGTAAGTCCCGGACGGCACAGCTGCGGAATCGTAAAAAACCCCTTTAATGCATATTTTTTTTATTGAAAGCAGGCTGTCCGGCAATCCATCCGGGCCGCCCGTTACAACAATAAACGACGCCGGCAAACCCCGGCACAGCAAAGAGGGGGCCGGCAGATTTAAAAGCCGGGCGCCATTGGCGGTGGCGCACTGGATCGCCTCCTGGATAGACAAACCGGCCTGTTTCAGAATGATCAACTCCTGAACAATCCCACTGCCATGCTGAACGCCGATGCTGCCGGCGTCTGTGCCAACCGCAATGGGAACCCTCAGATTCCTTGCAGCAGCGATTTGTTCCATCTGGTCTTCCAGATTCCGGCGGGCCACATCCTGATTTTCACCGATCCGCTCCAAATGCTCACAATAGGCCTTCATGGTTGCGGCTGTGGGAATCCAGAATATGTCCTTTTCAGCCATTTGCTTTAAATTTTCATTTCCCATGAAAAACCCATGTTCAATCGAATGGCAGCCGGCTGAAACTGATATTTCAACCGGAATTTTTCCATTGGCATGAGCCATGACAAAAAGCCCTTTACGCCGAGCGGCCCCAACAGCCGCTTTCATCTCACCGAGACTGAATTGCGGGGGTGTTTGATACCCGAACTTGACCAGGCTGTTCAACCCGGAATTAACGATTTTAACATGGTCGATTGTTGCATCTTCTGCGGCGATGGCTTCTGCAAGTGAACGATCGTCAGCAGGCGCCCGGCCGATCAGCCTGCCGTAGCGGCCCTGACGATGCCAGGCCCTGCCGGCCGCTTGAAGCTGAAAGGGGGTTGCGTCCTTATCCAGGCAATCATCTCTGTAGCGCAGCGCATGGGCGTGATGGTCGCCGCCGTCTCTGACGGCAGTGACACCGGACATCAGATGGGCCGCGATATGACGGGCAATCACTTTTTTTGTGTCGCTGAAGGGGGCATCCATCTGCCGGGCCCGAATATTCAAATCCGATGTGCCCGACATAAAGAGATGGACATGGCTGTCCACCAGACAGGGTAAAATAGTATCTCCGCTCAGGTCCAGAACTGCCGACCGCTCTTCACAGCTTTGCGCCGATGCCCCGATGGCCGCAATCAACCCGTTTTGAATACGAAGCCTAACATTTTCCTGAACAGCGTCTCCGCTGCCGTCAATCACCCATCCGGCGCAAATCGTCAGCAAGTCCTTGGATTTTTGCGGGCTGCTCATAGAATCCCGTTAAAAGACGTACCGGTCCAAAAAGGATTTCATCAGCGCTCGCCGCAGCACATCCAATGCGCTTGCAGCAAAGACCTCTTTGTTTCTCAACCGGTGGCCGAACGGAAAATAGTAGCGCTGCCCTGTGAGTGCATCGGGTGTCGCCAGCCCGATGCAGACCGTCCCCACCGGTTTCTCTGCGGTTCCGCCGTCCGGTCCGGCAATGCCGCTGGTGGCAAGGCCGTAAGTCGCCCCGGCAATTCGTCGAACGCTTGCCGCCATTTCCTTGACCGTCTCTTCGCTGACGGCGCCATATTGTTTTAACGTATCCGGAGATACAGCCAGAATTTTGGTTTTGGCATCATTCGAATAGGTGACGCCTGAAAAGAGAAAGTAGTCCGAGCTTCCCGGAACATTTGTCAGCCAGTCCGATATCAGTCCGCCGGTACAGCTTTCCGCAACCGCCAGAGTAGCCCCCTGTTGTTTTAAAAGACGGCCCACCACCTTTTCGATGGAGCTGCCGTCAACACAAAGCACTTTTTCCCCCAGCTGCGTTGTCACCCAATCCGTGGCTGTTTGCAGCGTTGCGGCAAGGGAGCGCTCATCCTGACCGCGCATATAGAGTTTGACATGAATTTCCGGAAACTTGACCCGAAACCCCAGCTTCACCCCGGGGAACATTGCTTCATATCCGGCCAAACGCTCACCGGTGGCCGATTCGGTCAACCCGAACGTCGTTATGGTTCGTGAAAGGGCATACGCCTTGTCTTTGCCTTGAATGATTTCCAGCCGCGGCAGTACAATCTCCGAAAGCATTCGTCGCATCTCAGCAGGAACTCCGGGAAGAAAGAAAAAGCGACAGCCATCAATTTGACAGCAGAATCCCGGGGCTGTCCCGATCGGATTCATGAGGGGTTCAGCGCCTGCGGGGAAGAACGCCTGCTTTTCATTGGAACGGCTCATCGTCCGTTGGCGCGAGCTAAAATACGACCTGACGGCATCGAGCGCTCCAGGATTGAGCACCAGTTCAACCCCGGCGGCACGGGCGGCAGCGGCAGCGGTCAAGTCGTCAACCGTGGGCCCGAGGCCGCCGGTAACCACAGCGGTTTGCGCTCGGCGACCGATTTCTTGCAACACCGAAACCAGGGCTGCCATATCATCACCCACACAGGTATGCCGCACCACATCCATTCCTGCCTGCTCCAGTTTTTGGGCAATATAAGCGGAATTGGTGTCCACTGTTGCACCCGACCGGATTTCTTCGCGTGTTGAAAGTATTTCCGCAATCATAGCTGAATTTATACCCCGATTATCTGGTGATACGACCGTAACAGCAATTTTCAGCGAATTTCAAAACGCGATCAACCGGTGCTCTTTATGTGTTGGCCGTCTTCACCGATAATTGCAGATCGTAAAATATATACTTGACAAATTCACCTGAACTTCATATGGTCACATTCAATTCAGGAGTAAAACTAATTGATTTCAACGATGAGCGCAAGCAGAAACAGCAGAAATACTTTTAAGGGCTGGTGGTGGTGGAACCACAGGGAGGGGTCTGCCGACGGAACCGCTTAAGCCTGATGCAACACATAGGCAAACAATTCAAGGACCGTGGGCAGTCAACCCCACGGTCCTTTTTGTTTGGTCAAAGGGCCGTGGAAAACCACACGGCCTTTTGTCGTTAAAAGAAAGGAACACCATGCTGCTTTCACAATTTCCGGAACTGAGCGAATTTAAAAAACTGGCACAACAGTTTAATGTCATACCGGTATGTGTTGAAATTCTGGCGGATACTGAAACGCCGGTTTCGCTGCTCAGAAAAGTACACCACAGCCAAAAGCCCGCTTTTCTTTTTGAGAGTGTTGAAGGCGGTGAACGCTGGGGGCGTTACAGTTTTCTGAGCACTTCCATCCGTAGCCATGTGCGGGTATACGCCGAATACGTTGAAATAGAGCAGGAAGGTCAGAAACAACAACTCCCCCATGGGGGAAATCCGCTTTCGGTTTTAAGGATGCTGATGAGCCGATACCGGGCAGCCCAGGTGCCCGGCCTGCCCCGTTTCTGGGGAGGGCTGGTGGGGTATATGACCTATGAAATGGTATCCTTCTTTGAAGCGATCCCCAACCGAATGCCTCCGGAAAAGCCCATTGCCCATTTTATTATACCGGACGGCCTCCTGATTTTTGACAACATCCGCCACACCCTGCTTGCAGTGAGAATCTGTTTTCTGGACGAGCAGGTAAATCTTGATAAGGTTTTTGGGGAAGCCCGGGAAAAAATCAACGCCTTCCTGGACAAAATGGAACAGCACTTGCCGGAAAAACAAAAACATCCGAACCCGGCCGGATGTCATCTTGCGGCGCTGTGGGAAGATGACCGCTATTGTTCGCTGGTCCACAAGGTAAAGGAATACATTCTGGCAGGAGATGTCATCCAGACGGTCATCTCCCAGCCGTTTGGCTGCAGCCCGGCCCCTGATCTTTGGTCGCTATACCGCGCCCAGAGATTTATCAACCCTTCCCCCTATCTTTACTTTCTCCATCTGGACGATACCACCCTGATCGGTTCATCTCCGGAAACAATGGTTCGCCTGGAAAACGGCATCGCCACCCTGCGCCCCATTGCCGGAACCCGACCCAGAGGCAAAACCGAGCAGGAAGACCGATCCCTGGCGGATGAACTGCTCTCCGATGTAAAAGAACGGGCCGAACATCTCATGCTGGTGGACCTGGGCCGCAACGACCTGGGGCGCGTGGCTGAAACCGGAACCGTTCAGGTGACGGACCTGATGGTTGTGGAGCGTTATTCACATGTGATGCATCTGGTCTCAAACATCTGCTGCGACGTCAAACCGAAATTCGATGCCTGGGATTTATTACAGGCAACCTTTCCGGCAGGGACCCTGTCCGGTGCGCCCAAGGTCAGGGCCATGGAAATTATCGCGGAACAGGAGCAGGGCCCCAGAGGCCCCTACGGCGGCGCCGTGGGGTATGTATCCTTTTCCGGCAACATGGACATGGCCATTACGATCCGCACCGCCTGCGTTGAGAATGATCATTTGACGGTTC
This is a stretch of genomic DNA from Desulfobacterales bacterium. It encodes these proteins:
- a CDS encoding ABC transporter ATP-binding protein; this encodes MSHHIVEVRDLEYAYPDGTPALQGVSFRVAHGESMAIVGANGAGKSTLLLHLNGYLAPAKGAIQIGDFPLTKETLKLVRRTVGMVFQDPDDQLFMPTVYDDVAFGPLNLGLTPRDVDARVTNALSIVGAGHLKNRPPYKLSGGEKRAVSIATVLSMSPDILVMDEPTSNLDPKARRQLIELLKTFKHTKIIATHDLDMVIDLCERTIVMHNGRVTADGPTTEIFQNDALLAESHLEKPLRIQGCPVCCK
- a CDS encoding amidohydrolase family protein, producing the protein MSSPQKSKDLLTICAGWVIDGSGDAVQENVRLRIQNGLIAAIGASAQSCEERSAVLDLSGDTILPCLVDSHVHLFMSGTSDLNIRARQMDAPFSDTKKVIARHIAAHLMSGVTAVRDGGDHHAHALRYRDDCLDKDATPFQLQAAGRAWHRQGRYGRLIGRAPADDRSLAEAIAAEDATIDHVKIVNSGLNSLVKFGYQTPPQFSLGEMKAAVGAARRKGLFVMAHANGKIPVEISVSAGCHSIEHGFFMGNENLKQMAEKDIFWIPTAATMKAYCEHLERIGENQDVARRNLEDQMEQIAAARNLRVPIAVGTDAGSIGVQHGSGIVQELIILKQAGLSIQEAIQCATANGARLLNLPAPSLLCRGLPASFIVVTGGPDGLPDSLLSIKKICIKGVFYDSAAVPSGTY
- a CDS encoding CinA family nicotinamide mononucleotide deamidase-related protein, translated to MIAEILSTREEIRSGATVDTNSAYIAQKLEQAGMDVVRHTCVGDDMAALVSVLQEIGRRAQTAVVTGGLGPTVDDLTAAAAARAAGVELVLNPGALDAVRSYFSSRQRTMSRSNEKQAFFPAGAEPLMNPIGTAPGFCCQIDGCRFFFLPGVPAEMRRMLSEIVLPRLEIIQGKDKAYALSRTITTFGLTESATGERLAGYEAMFPGVKLGFRVKFPEIHVKLYMRGQDERSLAATLQTATDWVTTQLGEKVLCVDGSSIEKVVGRLLKQQGATLAVAESCTGGLISDWLTNVPGSSDYFLFSGVTYSNDAKTKILAVSPDTLKQYGAVSEETVKEMAASVRRIAGATYGLATSGIAGPDGGTAEKPVGTVCIGLATPDALTGQRYYFPFGHRLRNKEVFAASALDVLRRALMKSFLDRYVF
- a CDS encoding anthranilate synthase component I family protein, coding for MLLSQFPELSEFKKLAQQFNVIPVCVEILADTETPVSLLRKVHHSQKPAFLFESVEGGERWGRYSFLSTSIRSHVRVYAEYVEIEQEGQKQQLPHGGNPLSVLRMLMSRYRAAQVPGLPRFWGGLVGYMTYEMVSFFEAIPNRMPPEKPIAHFIIPDGLLIFDNIRHTLLAVRICFLDEQVNLDKVFGEAREKINAFLDKMEQHLPEKQKHPNPAGCHLAALWEDDRYCSLVHKVKEYILAGDVIQTVISQPFGCSPAPDLWSLYRAQRFINPSPYLYFLHLDDTTLIGSSPETMVRLENGIATLRPIAGTRPRGKTEQEDRSLADELLSDVKERAEHLMLVDLGRNDLGRVAETGTVQVTDLMVVERYSHVMHLVSNICCDVKPKFDAWDLLQATFPAGTLSGAPKVRAMEIIAEQEQGPRGPYGGAVGYVSFSGNMDMAITIRTACVENDHLTVRAGAGIVADSDPERERIETENKAMAIQKALQLIRA